The Brassica napus cultivar Da-Ae chromosome C7, Da-Ae, whole genome shotgun sequence genome has a segment encoding these proteins:
- the LOC106434350 gene encoding uncharacterized protein LOC106434350, with protein MTMEEEDDEPFIMPDLPEYYSTARNCLSLVGRLLNPREQKMSDLIKDMPRKWQLYERVQGIALSKDRFQFIFKYEQDLVDILERGVHSFNQWSLATERWVAKPPPDYLQFIEVWVRMRNIPVNHYTSKALTALGDFAGMVIVVAFDPDKPQTTDYVRVKVRFDLTKPLRRAKKVTLLGGEVVSILYDYERIQKRCYTCQRLTHDQDHCPFDRKKVSQSEDVETSVTQRIALSPAPIIKESDPLFGVIKESQVGVNPATGRLKIAEEVLEGMRQYLLTANGPEQMARKERIINSLKDLEHDPLGQKAVLRLEPAPIFATKLDKGKGVVFDFKDQKKHTEIQERTEQDKLMGGAIRAGRAMSLVGRLESIQSEQMVHEPVALASFSQYS; from the coding sequence ATGAcgatggaagaagaagatgatgaacccTTCATTATGCCAGATCTTCCGGAGTACTATTCTACCGCAAGAAATTGTCTCAGCCTCGTTGGTCGTCTTCTCAACCCCAGGGAACAGAAGATGTCTGACCTCATAAAGGATATGCCGAGAAAATGGCAACTTTATGAGAGAGTTCAAGGAATTGCTTTATCCAAAGATAGGTTCCAGTTTATTTTCAAGTATGAGCAAGACCTAGTGGACATCTTGGAGAGAGGAGTTCATTCTTTCAATCAATGGTCTCTGGCGACCGAAAGATGGGTAGCTAAACCTCCTCCTGACTATCTACAGTTCATTGAGGTATGGGTTCGGATGCGGAACATACCGGTTAATCACTACACTTCCAAAGCCCTCACTGCTCTAGGAGATTTTGCCGGTATGGTGATAGTAGTGGCCTTTGATCCAGACAAACCTCAGACCACTGATTATGTCAGAGTGAAGGTCAGATTTGATCTCACAAAACCTCTCAGAAGAGCAAAGAAAGTGACTTTGCTTGGAGGAGAAGTCGTAAGCATCCTTTACGACTACGAGCGTATTCAAAAGCGATGCTACACTTGCCAACGACTGACGCATGATCAAGACCACTGTCCTTTTGATAGAAAAAAGGTGTCTCAGTCTGAAGATGTGGAGACTTCTGTTACTCAGAGAATCGCATTATCTCCGGCTCCGATAATCAAAGAATCAGACCCTCTTTTCGGTGTGATAAAGGAAAGCCAAGTAGGAGTTAACCCAGCTACGGGGAGACTGAAAATTGCTGAAGAAGTTCTGGAAGGAATGCGTCAATATCTTCTTACAGCAAATGGTCCAGAACAGATGGCAAGGAAAGAAAGAATCATAAACTCCCTAAAGGATTTGGAGCATGATCCTTTGGGACAGAAAGCTGTGCTTAGGTTGGAGCCAGCCCCTATCTTCGCTACTAAGCTGGATAAGGGTAAGGGCGTGGTGTTTGATTTTAAAGATCAGAAAAAGCACACTGAGATTCAAGAAAGGACTGAACAAGATAAGCTGATGGGTGGAGCGATTCGAGCTGGAAGAGCAATGTCCTTGGTTGGAAGGTTAGAATCGATACAATCAGAGCAAATGGTGCATGAACCTGTCGCCTTAGCCAGCTTCTCTCAGTATAGTTAA
- the LOC106434346 gene encoding probable aspartyl protease At4g16563: MASPPLFYFLIFLTVVSAVTLPLSPFSHSTDQSPNNDAHLALRRLADSSIARAQQLKQPTSIKPNEDSLSASSADAVKSPLTPKSYGGYSVSLSFGTPSQTIPFVFDTGSSLVWFPCTSRYLCSGCNFPGLDPTRTIRFVPKDSSSSRVIGCQNPKCRFLFGSNVKCRGCDPSTRNCTVACPPYILRYGLGSTAGILLSEKLNFADLTVPDFVIGCSILSTRQPAGIAGFGRGPESLPSQMNLKRFSHCLVSRRFDDTNVSTDLDLDTGSGHKTESKTPGLSYTPFRNNPKVSANAAFLEYYYLSLRRIFVGSKRVKIPYKLLAPGPDGNGGSIVDSGSTFTFMERPVFELVAEEFATQMSNYSREKELEKITGLGPCFNISGKGSVTVPELTFVFKGGAKMELPLSNYFTLVGSVDNVCLTVVSDNTVSSTGGRSGPAIILGSFQQQNYHVEYDLENDRFGFARKKCSP; this comes from the coding sequence atggCTTCTCCTCCTCTCTTCTACTTCCTTATCTTCCTCACCGTCGTCTCCGCCGTCACATTACCTCTCTCTCCTTTCTCCCACTCCACAGACCAATCACCCAACAACGACGCTCACCTCGCTCTCCGCCGTCTCGCCGATTCCTCCATCGCCAGAGCCCAACAGCTCAAACAACCCACCTCCATCAAACCCAACGAAGATTCCCTCTCCGCCTCCTCCGCCGACGCCGTGAAATCCCCTCTTACTCCTAAAAGCTACGGCGGATATTCCGTATCTCTCAGCTTCGGCACGCCGTCGCAAACCATCCCTTTCGTGTTCGACACCGGAAGCAGCCTCGTCTGGTTCCCTTGCACCTCAAGGTATCTCTGCTCCGGATGCAATTTCCCGGGTCTGGATCCGACCCGGACCATTAGATTTGTCCCTAAGGACTCTTCCTCGTCGCGGGTTATCGGGTGTCAGAATCCGAAATGCAGATTCCTATTCGGATCCAATGTTAAATGCAGAGGATGCGACCCGAGTACCCGTAACTGCACCGTCGCTTGTCCACCGTACATTCTCCGATACGGATTAGGATCAACTGCTGGGATTTTACTATCCGAAAAGCTTAATTTCGCGGATCTAACCGTGCCCGATTTCGTCATCGGATGCTCTATTCTCTCGACCCGACAACCCGCTGGTATCGCTGGGTTTGGACGAGGACCCGAATCGCTTCCTTCGCAGATGAACCTCAAGAGATTCTCGCATTGCTTGGTCTCCCGTAGATTCGACGACACGAACGTGAGCACCGATCTGGATCTGGATACCGGGTCGGGTCATAAAACCGAGTCGAAAACTCCGGGTCTCAGCTACACGCCGTTTCGAAACAACCCGAAGGTCTCCGCCAACGCTGCGTTTCTTGAGTACTACTACCTCAGTCTCCGGCGAATCTTCGTCGGAAGCAAGCGCGTGAAGATTCCCTACAAGCTCTTAGCGCCGGGACCCGACGGAAACGGAGGATCCATCGTCGATTCCGGATCCACGTTCACTTTCATGGAGCGGCCCGTTTTCGAGCTCGTTGCTGAGGAGTTCGCGACGCAGATGTCGAATTACAGCCGAGAAAAGGAGTTGGAGAAGATCACCGGACTTGGGCCGTGCTTTAACATCTCCGGCAAGGGATCAGTGACGGTGCCGGAGTTAACGTTCGTATTCAAAGGTGGAGCGAAAATGGAGTTGCCGTTGTCTAATTACTTTACGCTTGTCGGAAGCGTTGATAACGTTTGTTTGACGGTGGTTTCTGATAACACCGTTAGTTCCACTGGTGGTCGGAGTGGTCCGGCGATTATTCTCGGGAGCTTTCAGCAACAGAACTATCACGTGGAGTATGATTTGGAGAATGACAGGTTTGGGTTCGCGAGGAAGAAGTGCAGCCCGTGA